In Alteromonas sp. RKMC-009, the genomic stretch CCGTCACGGGTGTCCTGCATGGCCTGCATCTGAACATGCCTTAGTGCGCTAAGCAGGCGCTTTTGCAGCAGGAACTCGTTGTACCCCTTGCCATCATCGAAGCGTGAAATCGCTACCACCGATAACACACCCAGTAAAACTATGATGATGACAAGTTCAACAAGGGTAAAGCCCGACTGAACTCTCAAGGTTGCAGGACACAGATGCCCTACGCGCTTTCTCATTGATACTTCCGGTTAGCAGCCCTGATCCTGTACGACAATAACAGGTGCCGTATTGGCATTCGCTGCCTCAGTGTAAATAATCTGACAAGCATCAGCTTCTGTCGCGTTATATGCTGTACCTTCCGGCGTAATTGTAAACTGGCCGGCTGCCGGAGAACCCACAGTGATTGTCCAGTCAGCGTCGCTGAATTCTACCCAGTAGTTCAGGTTAGTGATGGAAGCCACTTCGGCATCCGGATAGCCAAAATCCGTATCTACTGTATTGCCGTTGATAGTTATCTGAGTGGTTGCATCACCGGCATAGGCCGTGCGCTGTTCACCGGCAATGGCAGATTTTGCATAAACCAGTTGCATACCGCTGGTCAGTGCCGCTTTAGCACCTTGCAGGGTAGATGCACGGGCATCGCCTTGTAAATCAATGAAACGGGGCGCTGCCGTCACGGCAAGAATACCTAAAATCACGATCACAATGACCAGTTCGATAAGTGTAAAACCACGTTGTTGCATGTTCAGTACCTCTAAATAGGAAATTAACTATATATATTATGGCTCAAAATCTTGCTCAGTTAGTTATGGATTGATCGCTATTGTTAGTGAACACAATAACCTGACCTATCCTTGAGTCGTATATGAATCCATTTCCCTGTGTGTTATCGACTGGCGCAGTATTTAAGTTCTTGATGGTTTGACTTAAATAATAGTAGCACTGGTCATTTCCGCCAGATCCCGTACCACTGCTTACAGCGGTATAGTAACGAAATCGTTCTGTGGGAATATTTTGCCAGTTAGCAGTAATGGTCGGTGCACTCTGCATGATAAGACTGAAAATGCTCTGGCAATCTGCATTACTCATACTGGTATCTTCCGAGCTGCCATCATTCGCCAGTTGCCCGGTAGGGTAGCCGGTGTCACTGTCGACCCCTACACGCACGCCATCCAATGTGACAAAGGTTTGATTCGTGCTGTCGTTGTCCTGCGGACGGGCCTCAAGTTCCCATTGCGCCCGTACCAGCCCGACGCCGGTGGCAAAGCCGCCTGCCACACCTTCAACGGTGGCATTTTCTGCATCTTCGGTCACGTCCAGAAACCGGGGAATGGCCACTGCAGCCAGCAGACCAAGCAATACCACAACAATGGTCAGTTCAATCAGCGTAAAGCCGGCCTGACTCTGTGTTGCCCGATAACGCTGTATATCCATGTTTCTGTTCTCCCGTTGTTCTGCATGCTGGCGATGTACCGGATCACTCATCTTCATAGGTCACATCTCCGCGATAAATTGCATAATCAAAATAGTCACCGCTGCTCAGTCCGAACCGGCAATAAGCATTAACCGGCTCACCCGACTCTGTATCTGTATCACCTTCGTAAAAATCCCCGCGGACTCTGAAACCATCCACTTCCATAGGCTGATTCAGTAACATCTGCCACAGCTTCCGGCAGCCGTCATCTGTATGTTTAACGCCGGGCCAGCCCGTTACTCCCATCACCACCGGACGGCGATCAGTCTCTTTACCTTCACTATTATAGTGCACCAGCAAAATACGCTCCGGACGGCCCTCAGCCTGCCACTGCCAGTGTGCGCTGACAGCACTGTCTTCGAGTTTATCGCCGAAGCGGAACAGGATCTGGCCTTTCAAATTCGGCTCCGATTCGTAGAAGTAGACGATAAAACTGCCCATTAAAATAGCAAACACCAGGGTTGAAATGATGCCAAGGAACATCTTGCGCTGTTCATTCACTGCGGCGGCGTTACTTTTCCTCACCGGCCCCCCTTTATCGCACTCATCATGTCCCACATCGGGGAGAAAATACCCAGAGCTAAAATCAGCACCATGCCGGCTACAATCACAATCAGGAACGGTTCAATTTTCGCAGTCAGGCTTTTCAGGTCGTAGTCCACTTCACGCTCATAGAAACCGGCAACCTCGGCAAGCAGCTCATCTACACGCCCCGTTTCTTCCCCCACGTTAATCATTTGCATGATCATCGGGGTGAAGAGTCCGCTGGCACGGCTGACCCGGGTTAAATTCTCACCCTTTTCGATGCGCTGGCGCATTTCAATAACAGAAGCTGACACATAAGCGTTATCGACCGCATCCGCCACAAGGTTAAGGGCATTGGTAAGGGGCACACCGGAATGGAGCATCATAGAAAAACTGCGGCTGAAACGGGCCAGCAGTGAACGGCGGATGATGTCTCCCACCACGGGAAGACGAAGCTTGAGACGATCCCATTTGTAACGGCCGCTTTCGGTACTTACATAGCGGTAAATGCCATAGCTGATTAACGCGATAATGCCGATAAGAATATAACTGCGGTTAAGCATGAAATCAGAAATGGCCAGCAGCACTTTGGTCATGGTGGGCAGTTCTGCACCGAATTTGGCAAACATGGTGGCAAATTTAGGGATAACGAATACGTTGAGCACCACAAAGGCCACTGCCAGAGCGATCAGCACGAAAACAGGATACCGTGTGGCGGCTTTAATTTGCTTACGGGTTTCCTGCTCCCGTTCAAGGTACTCAGCCAGCTGTAAAAACGCATCATCCAGACGACCGGTATTCTCGCCTACGTGAATAATGCTCACAAAAAGCTGGTTGAAAATGTCGCTGTGTAAATGCAGCGCCGAGGACAAACTGCGCCCCCTTTCTAACTGAGCGATAACATCAAGCAGAGCAACACGCATTCGCACAGAATTACTGGACTCAGCCAAACCGCTGACGGCCCGCAATATAGGAATACCGGCACGGGTCAGTGAAAACATCTGACGACAAAAGATAACCAGCTCGTCCAGCGACACATTGGGCGTGTACCAGTGCACGTCCATGGATTTTTCAGCACCGGAAGCCGGCTCATCTTTGCTCGCAACAATTTTGATAGGGATGACATTGCGGGCCAGCAGCAGCTTTGCCACGGCGCTCTCGTCAGTAGCTTCCATAGTTCCTTCGGTTAACTCACCCGTTCTTTCACGGGCAGTATAACTAAACCTGGCCATCACCCGTGTCCTCTGCTTTTTCCACGTCTGTATC encodes the following:
- a CDS encoding pilus assembly FimT family protein; the protein is MDIQRYRATQSQAGFTLIELTIVVVLLGLLAAVAIPRFLDVTEDAENATVEGVAGGFATGVGLVRAQWELEARPQDNDSTNQTFVTLDGVRVGVDSDTGYPTGQLANDGSSEDTSMSNADCQSIFSLIMQSAPTITANWQNIPTERFRYYTAVSSGTGSGGNDQCYYYLSQTIKNLNTAPVDNTQGNGFIYDSRIGQVIVFTNNSDQSITN
- a CDS encoding type II secretion system F family protein; translation: MARFSYTARERTGELTEGTMEATDESAVAKLLLARNVIPIKIVASKDEPASGAEKSMDVHWYTPNVSLDELVIFCRQMFSLTRAGIPILRAVSGLAESSNSVRMRVALLDVIAQLERGRSLSSALHLHSDIFNQLFVSIIHVGENTGRLDDAFLQLAEYLEREQETRKQIKAATRYPVFVLIALAVAFVVLNVFVIPKFATMFAKFGAELPTMTKVLLAISDFMLNRSYILIGIIALISYGIYRYVSTESGRYKWDRLKLRLPVVGDIIRRSLLARFSRSFSMMLHSGVPLTNALNLVADAVDNAYVSASVIEMRQRIEKGENLTRVSRASGLFTPMIMQMINVGEETGRVDELLAEVAGFYEREVDYDLKSLTAKIEPFLIVIVAGMVLILALGIFSPMWDMMSAIKGGR